The proteins below come from a single Biomphalaria glabrata chromosome 10, xgBioGlab47.1, whole genome shotgun sequence genomic window:
- the LOC106072943 gene encoding caprin-1-like isoform X2 codes for MKMPTTTNNKVEAKLASTDLGDAAKQCINCLEKKVRNLEKRKSRIEQNQEKAKKGTKLEKEQEVSLNQYEQVAHDLEFARELHKQFLQIYTEHEKMAKKQAKREKAERQALEIKRISEILQLQSLLDSLGGDKVREDFKTGKHGAVVLTEDNLQQLDELYQVISPSRDDSGEDYPHKLTTAAEHLVNILEGKDRQVVGTTYKEIKELITLIKDCGYFETAKKTVVEEVAAEDSQTNEELEDTNAETVLESPTDDVEVTGLVSEPPSQQQQPMDLTMGSSDVNQSRRDIPSQPLNTREQDAFFAPSTVSYQVDSEPQFSQTGHVSVSRVPDFQSFTNNRPFQFIQTSYVMPESIPVVVDPAVIAAQPAGASSLQFISQGFDASSASQKQQDLSHSSSGMQHQPTPDYSSQSYAQNDNIYSTSGVDESDQISSHSNMMGHIGEDGVTYEIPPTIPMPPSQSQQDQALDQQQQQQQEKKFQMNASAPVFQSMYSQTSGGQTVSGSSPAGDQQVQTSTNEYSNSPGGEFGQQTGDFQQNYQGNNGFQNYRGSRSGFRNRGGSAGSRGSTAGGPVQNGFSSRGGSTNTNNSRGGRGGNNYSGNNYQPRGGVNNTSSSGFSRGGAGGSRGANNSPRGGPGGAGAPRGGSGIQRGSSRGTFNRPLPAQ; via the exons tCAAGGATTGAGCAGAATCAAGAAAAAGCCAAAAAAGGAACAAAGCTTGAAAAAGAACAAGAG gtttcTTTAAATCAATATGAGCAAGTGGCTCATGACCTCGAATTTGCCAGAGAACTCCACAAACAGTTTCTCCAAATTTACACAGAG CATGAGAAAATGGCCAAAAAGCAAGCCAAAAGAGAAAAAGCAGAAAGACAAGCCTTAGAAATCAAACGTATCAGTGAAATCCTTCAGCTCCAATCTTTGCTAGATAGTCTTGGGGGTGATAAAGTGAGAGAAGACTTCAAAACTGGTAAACATGGAGCTGTG GTTTTGACTGAAGACAACCTCCAGCAGCTTGATGAGCTCTACCAAGTCATATCGCCTTCTCGGGATGACAGCGGAGAGGACTATCCTCACAAGTTGACAACTGCTGCTGAACATCTTGTTAACATTCTTGAGGGTAAAGATCGTCAGGTTGTGGGAACTACATACAAGGAGATTAAAGAGCTGATTACTCTTATTAAAGATTGTGGTTACTTTGAAACTGCCAAAAAAACTGTTGTGGAGGAAG TTGCTGCTGAAGATAGCCAGACAAATGAGGAATTGGAAGACACAAATGCTGAGACTGTTCTCGAGTCTCCCACTGACGATGTTGAAGTCACTGGGCTTGTTTCTGAACCACCTTCACAGCAACAGCAGCCTATGGACTTGACAATGGGAAGCTCTGATGTCAATCAGTCACGTAGAGATATTCCTAGCCAG CCCCTGAACACCCGTGAACAAGATGCTTTCTTTGCACCAAGTACTGTTTCCTACCAGGTGGACTCTGAACCACAGTTTTCACAGACTGGTCATGTCTCAGTATCAAGGGTTCCAGATTTTCAGTCTTTTACTAACAATCGACCATTTCAGTTCATACAAACATCATATGTGATGCCAGAATCAA TTCCTGTAGTTGTTGACCCAGCCGTCATTGCTGCTCAGCCAGCTGGGGCCTCAAGTCTTCAGTTCATATCTCAGGGATTTGATGCCAGCTCAGCCTCCCAAAAGCAGCAAGACCTCTCACACAGCAGCAGCGGTATGCAACACCAACCAACACCAGACTACAGTTCTCAAAGTTATGCCCAG aaTGACAACATATATTCAACATCTGGAGTAGATGAATCGGATCAAATCTCATCTCATTCAAACATGATGGGTCATATTGGAGAAGACGGAGTTACTTATGAGATTCCCCCTACCATTCCCATGCCACCATCGCAGTCACAACAG GATCAAGCACTTGatcagcagcagcagcagcaacaaGAGAAAAAATTTCAAATGAATGCCAGTGCTCCAGTATTCCAGTCTATGTATTCTCAG ACTTCTGGTGGCCAAACTGTTTCAGGATCTTCCCCTGCAGGAGATCAGCAAGTGCAAACATCAACTAATGAATATTCAAATTCACCTGGTGGAGAATTTGGCCAACAGACTGGAGATTTTCAGCAAAATTATCAAG gaaATAATGGATTCCAAAATTATCGGGGAAGTCGAAGTGGCTTCAGAAATCGAGGTGGCAGTGCTGGAAGTAGAGGGTCTACTGCCGGTGGCCCAGTTCAGAATGGATTTAGCAGTCGTGGAGGAAGTACCAATACAAACAATAGTCGTGGTGGTCGAG GTGGCAATAACTATTCTGGGAATAATTACCAACCTAGAGGAGGAGTCAATAATACAAGTTCCAGTGGATTTTCTCGTGGTGGTGCTGGTGGGAGCAGAGGTGCTAATAATT cacctCGTGGAGGCCCAGGAGGAGCAGGTGCACCAAGAGGAGGCAGTGGGATCCAGAGAGGCTCTTCAAGAGGAACATTCAACCGCCCCTTGCCTGCCCAGTAG
- the LOC106072943 gene encoding caprin-1-like isoform X1 codes for MKMPTTTNNKVEAKLASTDLGDAAKQCINCLEKKVRNLEKRKSRIEQNQEKAKKGTKLEKEQEVSLNQYEQVAHDLEFARELHKQFLQIYTEHEKMAKKQAKREKAERQALEIKRISEILQLQSLLDSLGGDKVREDFKTGKHGAVVLTEDNLQQLDELYQVISPSRDDSGEDYPHKLTTAAEHLVNILEGKDRQVVGTTYKEIKELITLIKDCGYFETAKKTVVEEVAAEDSQTNEELEDTNAETVLESPTDDVEVTGLVSEPPSQQQQPMDLTMGSSDVNQSRRDIPSQPLNTREQDAFFAPSTVSYQVDSEPQFSQTGHVSVSRVPDFQSFTNNRPFQFIQTSYVMPESIPVVVDPAVIAAQPAGASSLQFISQGFDASSASQKQQDLSHSSSGMQHQPTPDYSSQSYAQNDNIYSTSGVDESDQISSHSNMMGHIGEDGVTYEIPPTIPMPPSQSQQDQALDQQQQQQQEKKFQMNASAPVFQSMYSQTSGGQTVSGSSPAGDQQVQTSTNEYSNSPGGEFGQQTGDFQQNYQGNNGFQNYRGSRSGFRNRGGSAGSRGSTAGGPVQNGFSSRGGSTNTNNSRGGRGGGYQNYQSNNSYRPEGFQKNYSSGGNNYSGNNYQPRGGVNNTSSSGFSRGGAGGSRGANNSPRGGPGGAGAPRGGSGIQRGSSRGTFNRPLPAQ; via the exons tCAAGGATTGAGCAGAATCAAGAAAAAGCCAAAAAAGGAACAAAGCTTGAAAAAGAACAAGAG gtttcTTTAAATCAATATGAGCAAGTGGCTCATGACCTCGAATTTGCCAGAGAACTCCACAAACAGTTTCTCCAAATTTACACAGAG CATGAGAAAATGGCCAAAAAGCAAGCCAAAAGAGAAAAAGCAGAAAGACAAGCCTTAGAAATCAAACGTATCAGTGAAATCCTTCAGCTCCAATCTTTGCTAGATAGTCTTGGGGGTGATAAAGTGAGAGAAGACTTCAAAACTGGTAAACATGGAGCTGTG GTTTTGACTGAAGACAACCTCCAGCAGCTTGATGAGCTCTACCAAGTCATATCGCCTTCTCGGGATGACAGCGGAGAGGACTATCCTCACAAGTTGACAACTGCTGCTGAACATCTTGTTAACATTCTTGAGGGTAAAGATCGTCAGGTTGTGGGAACTACATACAAGGAGATTAAAGAGCTGATTACTCTTATTAAAGATTGTGGTTACTTTGAAACTGCCAAAAAAACTGTTGTGGAGGAAG TTGCTGCTGAAGATAGCCAGACAAATGAGGAATTGGAAGACACAAATGCTGAGACTGTTCTCGAGTCTCCCACTGACGATGTTGAAGTCACTGGGCTTGTTTCTGAACCACCTTCACAGCAACAGCAGCCTATGGACTTGACAATGGGAAGCTCTGATGTCAATCAGTCACGTAGAGATATTCCTAGCCAG CCCCTGAACACCCGTGAACAAGATGCTTTCTTTGCACCAAGTACTGTTTCCTACCAGGTGGACTCTGAACCACAGTTTTCACAGACTGGTCATGTCTCAGTATCAAGGGTTCCAGATTTTCAGTCTTTTACTAACAATCGACCATTTCAGTTCATACAAACATCATATGTGATGCCAGAATCAA TTCCTGTAGTTGTTGACCCAGCCGTCATTGCTGCTCAGCCAGCTGGGGCCTCAAGTCTTCAGTTCATATCTCAGGGATTTGATGCCAGCTCAGCCTCCCAAAAGCAGCAAGACCTCTCACACAGCAGCAGCGGTATGCAACACCAACCAACACCAGACTACAGTTCTCAAAGTTATGCCCAG aaTGACAACATATATTCAACATCTGGAGTAGATGAATCGGATCAAATCTCATCTCATTCAAACATGATGGGTCATATTGGAGAAGACGGAGTTACTTATGAGATTCCCCCTACCATTCCCATGCCACCATCGCAGTCACAACAG GATCAAGCACTTGatcagcagcagcagcagcaacaaGAGAAAAAATTTCAAATGAATGCCAGTGCTCCAGTATTCCAGTCTATGTATTCTCAG ACTTCTGGTGGCCAAACTGTTTCAGGATCTTCCCCTGCAGGAGATCAGCAAGTGCAAACATCAACTAATGAATATTCAAATTCACCTGGTGGAGAATTTGGCCAACAGACTGGAGATTTTCAGCAAAATTATCAAG gaaATAATGGATTCCAAAATTATCGGGGAAGTCGAAGTGGCTTCAGAAATCGAGGTGGCAGTGCTGGAAGTAGAGGGTCTACTGCCGGTGGCCCAGTTCAGAATGGATTTAGCAGTCGTGGAGGAAGTACCAATACAAACAATAGTCGTGGTGGTCGAG GTGGAGGATATCAAAATTACCAGTCCAATAATAGTTACAGGCCTGaaggttttcaaaaaaattactcTTCAGGTGGCAATAACTATTCTGGGAATAATTACCAACCTAGAGGAGGAGTCAATAATACAAGTTCCAGTGGATTTTCTCGTGGTGGTGCTGGTGGGAGCAGAGGTGCTAATAATT cacctCGTGGAGGCCCAGGAGGAGCAGGTGCACCAAGAGGAGGCAGTGGGATCCAGAGAGGCTCTTCAAGAGGAACATTCAACCGCCCCTTGCCTGCCCAGTAG
- the LOC106072943 gene encoding caprin-1-like isoform X3: protein MKMPTTTNNKVEAKLASTDLGDAAKQCINCLEKKVRNLEKRKSRIEQNQEKAKKGTKLEKEQEVSLNQYEQVAHDLEFARELHKQFLQIYTEHEKMAKKQAKREKAERQALEIKRISEILQLQSLLDSLGGDKVREDFKTGKHGAVVLTEDNLQQLDELYQVISPSRDDSGEDYPHKLTTAAEHLVNILEGKDRQVVGTTYKEIKELITLIKDCGYFETAKKTVVEEVAAEDSQTNEELEDTNAETVLESPTDDVEVTGLVSEPPSQQQQPMDLTMGSSDVNQSRRDIPSQPLNTREQDAFFAPSTVSYQVDSEPQFSQTGHVSVSRVPDFQSFTNNRPFQFIQTSYVMPESIPVVVDPAVIAAQPAGASSLQFISQGFDASSASQKQQDLSHSSSGMQHQPTPDYSSQSYAQNDNIYSTSGVDESDQISSHSNMMGHIGEDGVTYEIPPTIPMPPSQSQQTSGGQTVSGSSPAGDQQVQTSTNEYSNSPGGEFGQQTGDFQQNYQGNNGFQNYRGSRSGFRNRGGSAGSRGSTAGGPVQNGFSSRGGSTNTNNSRGGRGGGYQNYQSNNSYRPEGFQKNYSSGGNNYSGNNYQPRGGVNNTSSSGFSRGGAGGSRGANNSPRGGPGGAGAPRGGSGIQRGSSRGTFNRPLPAQ, encoded by the exons tCAAGGATTGAGCAGAATCAAGAAAAAGCCAAAAAAGGAACAAAGCTTGAAAAAGAACAAGAG gtttcTTTAAATCAATATGAGCAAGTGGCTCATGACCTCGAATTTGCCAGAGAACTCCACAAACAGTTTCTCCAAATTTACACAGAG CATGAGAAAATGGCCAAAAAGCAAGCCAAAAGAGAAAAAGCAGAAAGACAAGCCTTAGAAATCAAACGTATCAGTGAAATCCTTCAGCTCCAATCTTTGCTAGATAGTCTTGGGGGTGATAAAGTGAGAGAAGACTTCAAAACTGGTAAACATGGAGCTGTG GTTTTGACTGAAGACAACCTCCAGCAGCTTGATGAGCTCTACCAAGTCATATCGCCTTCTCGGGATGACAGCGGAGAGGACTATCCTCACAAGTTGACAACTGCTGCTGAACATCTTGTTAACATTCTTGAGGGTAAAGATCGTCAGGTTGTGGGAACTACATACAAGGAGATTAAAGAGCTGATTACTCTTATTAAAGATTGTGGTTACTTTGAAACTGCCAAAAAAACTGTTGTGGAGGAAG TTGCTGCTGAAGATAGCCAGACAAATGAGGAATTGGAAGACACAAATGCTGAGACTGTTCTCGAGTCTCCCACTGACGATGTTGAAGTCACTGGGCTTGTTTCTGAACCACCTTCACAGCAACAGCAGCCTATGGACTTGACAATGGGAAGCTCTGATGTCAATCAGTCACGTAGAGATATTCCTAGCCAG CCCCTGAACACCCGTGAACAAGATGCTTTCTTTGCACCAAGTACTGTTTCCTACCAGGTGGACTCTGAACCACAGTTTTCACAGACTGGTCATGTCTCAGTATCAAGGGTTCCAGATTTTCAGTCTTTTACTAACAATCGACCATTTCAGTTCATACAAACATCATATGTGATGCCAGAATCAA TTCCTGTAGTTGTTGACCCAGCCGTCATTGCTGCTCAGCCAGCTGGGGCCTCAAGTCTTCAGTTCATATCTCAGGGATTTGATGCCAGCTCAGCCTCCCAAAAGCAGCAAGACCTCTCACACAGCAGCAGCGGTATGCAACACCAACCAACACCAGACTACAGTTCTCAAAGTTATGCCCAG aaTGACAACATATATTCAACATCTGGAGTAGATGAATCGGATCAAATCTCATCTCATTCAAACATGATGGGTCATATTGGAGAAGACGGAGTTACTTATGAGATTCCCCCTACCATTCCCATGCCACCATCGCAGTCACAACAG ACTTCTGGTGGCCAAACTGTTTCAGGATCTTCCCCTGCAGGAGATCAGCAAGTGCAAACATCAACTAATGAATATTCAAATTCACCTGGTGGAGAATTTGGCCAACAGACTGGAGATTTTCAGCAAAATTATCAAG gaaATAATGGATTCCAAAATTATCGGGGAAGTCGAAGTGGCTTCAGAAATCGAGGTGGCAGTGCTGGAAGTAGAGGGTCTACTGCCGGTGGCCCAGTTCAGAATGGATTTAGCAGTCGTGGAGGAAGTACCAATACAAACAATAGTCGTGGTGGTCGAG GTGGAGGATATCAAAATTACCAGTCCAATAATAGTTACAGGCCTGaaggttttcaaaaaaattactcTTCAGGTGGCAATAACTATTCTGGGAATAATTACCAACCTAGAGGAGGAGTCAATAATACAAGTTCCAGTGGATTTTCTCGTGGTGGTGCTGGTGGGAGCAGAGGTGCTAATAATT cacctCGTGGAGGCCCAGGAGGAGCAGGTGCACCAAGAGGAGGCAGTGGGATCCAGAGAGGCTCTTCAAGAGGAACATTCAACCGCCCCTTGCCTGCCCAGTAG